ATCTTCGGGATGCCAACTGAGGGGAAACATGGGTTTACTGCTGAAAAAACCGAGGGGACGAGGAAAATAAAGGGTTTTATCGTAGGCAAATAAACTACCGATAAGACTCAGTTTTTGATCTTGGGGTAATAGGCTTCTAATTGCCCCAGCAAGAGTATGACCATTCGGCGGAAAAACACTACCAGCCCAAGCGCGTTCACCGGGGATAAAGGGTTTTGCATCGCGGAGAAGCAAGATATCTAGAGGGGTTAATGTATACCAATACATACTTGAATAATTAAGTGAAAAGTTTATCGAGATTCAGTTCTAATGTTGGGAAAGTAAGACAAGAGACTGACTGGTGTGGCTGATATATCTTAGTTTTTTGGTAGGTATTGTTCTGAATTTCTGTGTGACACTCTAGTTGTTTTTGAGATAGGTTAATTAACCAAACTTCAGGGACTTGATGTTGAGCATAAAGAGAAATTTTTATCTCTCTGTCATAGGTCAAACTTGTATCGGCAACTTCAATGAGCAATAAAATATCTGCGGCAGTTGGTAACTGAGTAGCGTAAAAGTCTTCTCGAGGCCGCAAGAGAACGACATCAGGTCGAGGTTCAGATTCATTGCCTAAATTAATGGGATTTTGGGTACTGACGATCGCCTGTTCGCCGAGATTACGGGGAAAGAAATTAGTGAGATAGTTCGTAACGAAGGCATGGCGAAAGCCAACGGGTGACATGGTGATAATTTCCCCTGTGATCAGTTCTAGGTTTTCTTGGGGATCAAAAATCCCTGTCTTCGCCATTTGGTGATACTGCTGGGTTGTAAATTTACGAGTAAGCAGTTGCATGGTTTATCCCCCCTAGTTTGATATCTCGATTGCGCAGATTAAAAGCTGCTGCCTTGAGCCAGTTTTTGGCTTCTTGAGCGCGATCATTTTTATCCGTTGTAACCCATAGAGCTTTTAGGAAATCCTTCAAATCAGTCCTTACGCGA
This region of [Limnothrix rosea] IAM M-220 genomic DNA includes:
- a CDS encoding Uma2 family endonuclease, translated to MQLLTRKFTTQQYHQMAKTGIFDPQENLELITGEIITMSPVGFRHAFVTNYLTNFFPRNLGEQAIVSTQNPINLGNESEPRPDVVLLRPREDFYATQLPTAADILLLIEVADTSLTYDREIKISLYAQHQVPEVWLINLSQKQLECHTEIQNNTYQKTKIYQPHQSVSCLTFPTLELNLDKLFT